The genome window GATTTCACCGGGGAACAACAAGCCCAGACGGTTTCTACATTAGCTTTCGCAAAGGATGCGGGGGCGTTGCAAGAAAGCCGGAATGAGCCAGCGCGAGTCAACGCCTCTGAGACCGCGGGAGAAAAGAGCAACCAGGGGACGAGAACAGTGCTGCCGCAAGCTGGTGGCAAAGGCCGCGGTCTTTACTCCGCTCCGGCGATGGGGGAGAAGGGTGGTCCTCGCTCCGCAGAGCCGGAAGTTTCTTTTGCCAATCCAGCCAGGAAGGCTGGACCCGGGGAGGGATCGCACAAGAGACGGGCCGAGGAGGCCGTAGAGCCGCACCAGCCGGCACATGCGCTCTGGAGCGTTCCGGCCAAGGCGGAAATAGCAAAGGAGGAAGGCGGGCTTCACAGCGGCACAGCGGGCCCGGTAATGGAGCAGGGTCTCCGCTCGCTACCACCGAATGCTGTGGATGGTGGACAGGCAGCGCGGCAAGGAGTTGCCCCTGGCAAGAACATCGGTCTCAGGGTGGAGGATAGGCCTACCGGACAAACGGAGGCTCGCGCCCCTGAGCAGTCAAAGCCCCCTGTCACGGACTTGTCCAGCTGGCCGCCCGACGCCCTACCGGCGGAGTCCGGTTCACCCCGGGGACCGGAGCAACGGAGTGGACGACAATCGTTCTCGGCCGCCGCGAGTCGGCCCCAGGCGGCTTCACCTCGCCCAGAGTGGCTTCCTTCGGGAAGGAAGGTTCGCCCGCAGGAGACCCACGTGCGTACCGAGACCTTTTCCACTGCAACGCCTGAAGCCGGCTTTGCTGGGAGACCCGTGGCTCAGGAGAACCTACCGCATCAAAAAGCTTCAAGCACCACAAACGAACAGCGGGCGCCGAAGCGCATTGCCCGAGCTTCGGATGAAGGTGTCGCAAGGAGACGTCCGCAAGCCTCCGCCCAACGCTCACGACTCGGCGCTGGCGTGCAACGGGCGCACAATACTAAAGTTGGGTCAAGCTCTTTGGGCATAGTGGAGCGCACGGAAGACCTGAAGGCGAGGGGCCTCGTAGTCTCCCCCGATGCACAAACTGGGGAGGAAGCCCAGACGAGCCAGTTCTCGGAGCAAAGGGCAGACGCCGTCCGTGGGCCCCGGCCTGCTGAACCGGAAGAGTGGAAACCAGTGCGGGCACCCGAGCAACCCCAGAAGGGAGCGGGTTCCGCAAAGGCCATTGTCGGCGGCGAGAAGCATGCCATCGGGAAGTCATTCGCTGGGAAGAAACCGCGGGACCTCGGTAGTTCCTTGCCAAAAGAGAGTGCACAGGTGTCGGCAGGCCCCGCTGACCATAGACGACCGGCGGTTCCGATGGCACACGGATGGAGTGAGAGCGCTCCCTCCGTTGCTCCCAGTGAGGAGTCACTGAATGAGAGCGCACGGGCCAAGCTGCAACGAGTAGAACAGCTTACAGCAGAAAGATCCTCGGTGGACAGGAAAGCTGCCCATGTGTGGCGCACTTCGTCAGGGATAGAGGCGGAAGCTGACTCGCCAGGCACTCGCGTGACTGCGCCCCCCAGCCCAGACCGCGGCACCCCCACCTCAGCGATGCGGGCGTCTGTGCCTTTGCAGTCTAAGGCTGAGTCGCAAAGCGCGCTAAAAAGAGTCGACTCAGCTGCGGCCCTAAGGGCACCCCAGGTGAATGGCCTGAGCGAGAGGTTGCAGCCGGTGAGCAACGCGGAGGAAGAGCCAAGACCACCGCGGGAATCTGCTGGCGAGACCAGTTCTCCGCGCGTCGAGGAGAGAGAGCGCGAATCGCTCCGACACCGGCGACCTTCTCTCAGCGCATACGGAGTCGGCTTCACGGTCTCCGCTCCACCGGGCGATGGCGCTCAAAGGGCCTCAGCTTCGCCCAGCGTGACGCAAGCGGATAATGACGCCTCACGCCGAGCGAGGCGGCCGGACACTGGTGAGGTAGAGCGAGTATCTCCGCGTTCTACGCGGGGCAAGACGGCGACTGAAGAGGGGTTCCAAATCCGGCATGCGGCGCCGGATGGGCCCAGGCCTTCTGAAAATGCTGGTCGCCAAGAGAGTGGCACCGCACCCTCCCAGGGTGGGCGGGTTGCTGCTGAGGCACCCAGTCGCCCGTGGACCACAAAAGCCGGAGATGGGCAAACTTCCATCCGGCAGAGGCTGAACGCAAGGGTAGAGCCTGCTCCACAAGGTTCTGTGAGCGAACCACCTCCGTCTTCCGGTACGCTGCGCGCAGAGGTCAGGCGGCCCTCCAGGAAAGAAGGTGCAACAAAGGCTGTCAAGCGGCTAATTGACGCCGCTGCTGAGGTGCGAGGGGTGAGCGTGCGGCAGGGGGGTGAATCTGAAGGTTCGGTCCGCCAACCGGATGAGTCGCCTCTTGTAGCTGGCTCAAGGAGGTCGGCACTCGTTGACGCGAGCATGGTTTTCCCCGAGATAAGGGCTAGAATCTCTGACTCAACTGGTGAGTCCAATGCAGAGCACAAAGCCCAGCGGTCAACGCAGCTCCATCAGGATGCGGCTGGACCTGTTCAGCAAGCCGAACGCGAGGCCGAGCAGAATCCGGCCGGAGGACATTCCACTGCGACAGGACTGGTGAGGACCAGGTCGGAGGTATCCATACGGGACTTGACGCGTCCTTCCCAACTCATGCGCAGCGACCAGATGCAAACGTTGGCCGAAGAGTTGAGCCAGGGGGTGCGGGTCGTCGTCAACAGCGAATTGACCCACCTTGTGCTGCGACTGGACGAGCAGCAACTGGGGCGCATTGCCGTGGACCTTGTCCGCCAGGAGCACACGGTCACTGCCCAGTTTCGCGTGGAGTCTCCGGAGACGATGGCGCTGCTGGAAGCATCCTTTGGCGAGCTGCGCTCCCTTTTGGGCGAGCAGGGCGTGCAGATTGGAGAGCTGACGGTGGCGCTGGACCAAGGTCAGCGGGAAGCGCCGCATCACCCAGCTGAAGAGACCTGGATCGACCGAGAGGTCCCGACCGGGGAAAGGATTGCCTCGCAGGTCGCCGAGGGGCGACCTAAGGGCCCGAGAATGTTCGGCTACAACACAATGGAACTAACGGCATGAAAGGAGGTGAGACTGATGCCTGAAGTGAGCTCCGTGAGCAGGGACGCCTCGTATACCAAAAGCCTCGGCGGGCCGGGGGGCGCCCTCGGCAAGGAGGCGTTCATGCAGCTCCTCGTCACGCAGCTCCGGTACCAGGACCCGCTTGCGCCGATGGAGAACACCGAATTCATCGCGCAGTTGGCGCAGTTCAGCAGCCTGGAGCAGCTCTGGAACGTGAGCGCCAACACCCAGACCAACACTTTGCTTTTGCAGTCGCTGCAGAACACTGTGCTCAGCGGCTTTGTGGATCGGGAAGTCTGGGCGAGCGGAGGTAAGGTCTGGTTGCCAGACGAGGGGGACGTGACCCTGCACTACACGCTGGGCGGGCCGGCACAGGTGACGGTGGAGGTGCTCAACGAGGCGGGCTTGGTGGTGCGGACGCTCCTGGTGGGACTCCAGGGCGCCGGCGAGACTCACTGCACTTGGGATGGGCGGAATAGTGCAGGTCAACGCCTGAGTAGTGGGACCTACTCCTTTCGGGTCAAGGCAGTTGACGAAAGCGGGGCGGCGGTGACCGCCACGCCGTACACAGTGGGCACCGTGACAGGAGTGCGCTTCAAGAATGGCAACGCCCTGCTGCTCCTGGGTGGGCTCGAAGTGAGTCCGTCGGACCTCGTCCTGTTGCGGTGAACAGACCATCCGGTGAAGGGAGGTGATGAGATGCCAGAATTCCTCAGTCGGGTTGAAGGGTTGTCCGGCGCCGTGCCCGTGCAGCCTCCGACGACAGCCCGTCCGAGCCAGCGAGAGCAGACGCAAAAAGCCTCCTTTGCTCAGGTGCTTGAACAGCAAGTGCGCAAGGCACAGGAGGTGCGCTTTTCGCTGCACGCCTTGGAACGCCTGCGCCTCCGCAATATTCACCTCACGCAGGAGGAGGTGGAGACGCTGGGAGGCGCGGTCAGCCGCATTGCAGAAAAGGGTGGGCGCGAATCGTTGGTGGTCATGGACCGGGTCGCGTTCTTGGTGAACGTACCGTCGCGCACGGTCATCACCGCCATCGACCAGGCACACTTGCGGGACAGCGTCTTCACCCAAATTGACAGTGCAGTTATTGCGTGAACCAGTGGGCTGGACCCCAGTGGGGAGGCCCTGCGCTGCTGATCGACAGAGGCAGCGAAAACCGAGAAAGGAGCTACAACTATGATGCGTTCCCTTTTTGCCGGGGTCTCTGGGTTGAGAAATCATCAACTCCAGATGGACGTGATCGGCCACAACATCGCCAACGTCAATACCGTTGGGTTCAAAGCTGGCCGGGTCACCTTTCAAGAAAGCCTAGCGCAGCTGCTCCGCGCAGCGAGTAGGCCGGGCTCGCAAACCGGGGGTCAGAACCCCATGCAGGTAGGCACCGGCATGAACGTCGGCGCGGTCGATACCCTGTTCACCCAGGGTAGCCTCCAGCCCACCGGGTTGATGACCGATCTGGCGATTCAGGGCGACGGCTTCTTCATCGTGAGCGATGGGGCGCTGCAGTACTACACCCGTGCGGGCACGTTCCAGATCGACGCCAACGGGGCTTTGGTACACCCAGGTACCGGTTACATCCTCCAAGGAGTAATGGCAGACGCGGATGGCACCATCCAGCCGAGTAGTGCGGTGCAGAACATCGTGCTGCCTTTCGGGCAGAAGGTGCCAGCGCGCGCCACGACGCTGGTGAGCTTCAGCTGCAACCTGGATGCCGACACCCAGGCCTTGGCCCAGATCCTTGCCGGTGATCTCTCCAGCCATGCCGTGGTGACGGCAACAGGGGCGCCAACTAGCCTCACCATCGTGGCGGGAACCAACGACACACTCACAATCACGGTGGACAACGACGCAGGGGGCACGGTGACCAAGTCGATCACTTTGGCCGCCGGCACCTACGCCTCGGTTGATGACCTTGTGGCCGAGATCAACGCCAAGCTGAGGGCTGACACCTCGCTGAACGGTGAGGTGATCGCCGAGCTGGCGACCGTGGGAACAGCTACGGTTGTACGACTTCGCACCGTGGATGCTGGGGGAAGTTCCACGCAATTGGCGGTGGCGGGTAACGCCGCGACGAACCTGAAGCTGCCAGCGACTACCGCTACCGGTACCACGGCCAGCACGGCCATCAACTCCTTGCCGCAGGTGACCACGCCGCTCACGGCTGGGGACGTCATCCGCATTTCGGGCCTGAACCCGGACGGCAGTGTGGTCAACAGCACGTACACCTATGCCGCCGGAGACACAGTTCAGGACTTGTTGGATGCGATCAACGCCGCGCTGAGTGGCGCCACAGCGAGTCTTGACAGCGAGGGGCGACTTCTGGTGACGGACAACGTCGCTGGTACTTCGATGACCAACTTATCCTTGACCTTGGATGACGTGGATTCTTCCGGCAGCCTCTTCCGGGTGCCTCAGTTCTTGATGTACCAGGAGGGTCGCGACGCCGGCACGCACACCGCAAGCATCGAGGTCTACGATTCGCTTGGTCAGACGCATAATCTGGCGATCACCTTCACCAACATCTCCACGTCGTCCAACCCCAACCGGTGGTCATGGGAAGTAGTCATCGACGACGGCAAGATTACCCCATCTTCGGGAAGCAAGGGTACGGTGAGCTTC of candidate division KSB1 bacterium contains these proteins:
- a CDS encoding flagellar hook-length control protein FliK, whose protein sequence is MTRPSQLMRSDQMQTLAEELSQGVRVVVNSELTHLVLRLDEQQLGRIAVDLVRQEHTVTAQFRVESPETMALLEASFGELRSLLGEQGVQIGELTVALDQGQREAPHHPAEETWIDREVPTGERIASQVAEGRPKGPRMFGYNTMELTA
- a CDS encoding flagellar hook assembly protein FlgD, which produces MPEVSSVSRDASYTKSLGGPGGALGKEAFMQLLVTQLRYQDPLAPMENTEFIAQLAQFSSLEQLWNVSANTQTNTLLLQSLQNTVLSGFVDREVWASGGKVWLPDEGDVTLHYTLGGPAQVTVEVLNEAGLVVRTLLVGLQGAGETHCTWDGRNSAGQRLSSGTYSFRVKAVDESGAAVTATPYTVGTVTGVRFKNGNALLLLGGLEVSPSDLVLLR
- a CDS encoding flagellar protein, with the translated sequence MPEFLSRVEGLSGAVPVQPPTTARPSQREQTQKASFAQVLEQQVRKAQEVRFSLHALERLRLRNIHLTQEEVETLGGAVSRIAEKGGRESLVVMDRVAFLVNVPSRTVITAIDQAHLRDSVFTQIDSAVIA
- a CDS encoding flagellar hook-basal body complex protein; its protein translation is MMRSLFAGVSGLRNHQLQMDVIGHNIANVNTVGFKAGRVTFQESLAQLLRAASRPGSQTGGQNPMQVGTGMNVGAVDTLFTQGSLQPTGLMTDLAIQGDGFFIVSDGALQYYTRAGTFQIDANGALVHPGTGYILQGVMADADGTIQPSSAVQNIVLPFGQKVPARATTLVSFSCNLDADTQALAQILAGDLSSHAVVTATGAPTSLTIVAGTNDTLTITVDNDAGGTVTKSITLAAGTYASVDDLVAEINAKLRADTSLNGEVIAELATVGTATVVRLRTVDAGGSSTQLAVAGNAATNLKLPATTATGTTASTAINSLPQVTTPLTAGDVIRISGLNPDGSVVNSTYTYAAGDTVQDLLDAINAALSGATASLDSEGRLLVTDNVAGTSMTNLSLTLDDVDSSGSLFRVPQFLMYQEGRDAGTHTASIEVYDSLGQTHNLAITFTNISTSSNPNRWSWEVVIDDGKITPSSGSKGTVSFNSDGSLLVFSSNDGQPLTFNPGNGAETVAITLDAGRGNDFAGITQLRSVSTTVAKSQDGYGMGNLQSISIDATGRITGQFSNGVSQVLAQVLLANFTNPAGLEHAGDNLYLETANSGNAVKGVAGTTIAASITAGALEMANVDLAEEFTQMIIAQRGFQANARVIATSDTILDEIVRLKR